DNA from Methanolacinia paynteri:
TCCATTTTACCTCAACAGATTAATCTGTTGGAACGCAGTTCTTTCTGTAAATAACGACTGGCATAAAGAAGAAAAAAATTCAGAGATTTTTAAGAGCTACGATATCCGTAACCCCTGTAAGCTTCCAGATATTCGATCTCTCCTCTGTCGCGATTGACTCGATCGGGTCCGAAGGAGCGTGACCGAGTGCCGCAAGGATATTTGGTGAAAGACTGTTCTTCGTAATCATATCGACAAACATCCCCCGGACCTGCTTCTTGGTTATGGAGTCCTCCTCCTGGACAAGGTATCCCTGCATAGTCACGAAGTCATAACACGAAAGATCGGACGAATATCTC
Protein-coding regions in this window:
- a CDS encoding pyridoxamine 5'-phosphate oxidase family protein encodes the protein MEVVKIPHMEKEEYNRLIEEGYICRIAFQGEKYPYMAPFLYVFDGKFLYFLSTKYGRKNDLYRLNPYVCVEVERYSSDLSCYDFVTMQGYLVQEEDSITKKQVRGMFVDMITKNSLSPNILAALGHAPSDPIESIATEERSNIWKLTGVTDIVALKNL